From one Ooceraea biroi isolate clonal line C1 chromosome 7, Obir_v5.4, whole genome shotgun sequence genomic stretch:
- the LOC105276664 gene encoding uncharacterized protein LOC105276664 isoform X6, producing MSDIRVIITLNVVIWICVIPTLHSLLKIYDDIMSTIDNLQYTLPLLIAVIKLFIIWQKKYDVLPLLNMIKDDWLRSKTSEERNVMIKQARIARILTIFGCFVTQTAAIIILLLSVCGISMRYRTNRTDSDKLLPLPSYYIYDVSNSPLYEVIFVLQSFSFMIAGMMYTGTDTFMSLLIFHVCGQLENLKARISNFDKLNNFADTLSISVKDHIRLIRSIIVIDDTFNLMLLGLLVYFGILFALFGFLFVSIITQGSNLSIARLIFTVMTFVLTFGHISLYCVLGEILVIQYDGIYEAVCQYEWYNLKPKQAKNLLNIMMETKRPLHLTAGKLFPMTIATLCNTMRTLQLNSEVLYTSYTQLKINNRKYVEVSIVASRKRDVSSSLSVDMDISTHSGYADYEWAIGLNQACLKPFGIWPENDQRKFILNVRVIIAAAILFSSLIPCLHSAIRVENDIILIIDNLQYSLSIMIGMLKLFTMYWKKKDLILILRMIKEDWLQPKTTKQRHIMVKHARSARFIMIFGYLTIISSFILLVFLPCFGVSIRYLKNMTNSARLMPMQSYYLYDSDQSPLYEISFVLQAACVVSTAALFSGIDNFWGLTVSHICGQLENLQTRITSLDMFKDFDSTLSYSVIDHIRLIRSINIIDNVFTIMLLGALLYFGILFAFYGFLFGTVKFCLHECEKSRFLALKWCIVRPSNVTGSISYISLKCALNNYFHNFDPTFDNFPRLIRCSPSLIVAYSN from the exons atgtcggACATACGTgtgattattacattaaatgtaGTTATCTGGATCTGCGTTATTCCAACTCTACATTCGTTGCTGAAGATTTACGACGACATAATGTCGACAATCGATAATTTGCAATACACTTTACCGCTTCTAATAGCGGTAATAAAACTGTTCATCATTTGGCAAAAAAAATATG ACGTTCTACCTTTATTAAACATGATCAAGGACGATTGGTTGAGATCAAAAACGTCGGAAGAGAGGAATGTCATGATAAAACAAGCACGAATCGCACGTATTCTCACGATATTCGGTTGCTTCGTAACGCAAACGGCTGCTATAATAATCTTGTTGCTTTCCGTTTGTGGCATTTCAATGAGATATAGGACCAACAGAACAGATTCGGACAAATTATTGCCACTACCATCGTATTATATATACGATGTAAGTAACAGTCCACTTTACGAAGTGATTTTTGTTCTACAAAGCTTTAGTTTCATGATAGCTGGTATGATGTACACCGGTACGGATACCTTTATGAGTCTGCTGATCTTTCACGTATGTGGTCAGCTCGAAAATCTCAAAGCACGTATTAGCAATTTTGATAAACTCAACAATTTTGCGGACACCTTATCAATCAGCGTGAAGGATCACATACGTCTTATCAG ATCCATCATAGTTATTGACGATACGTTTAATTTGATGTTACTTGGATTGCTAGTTTATTTTGGCATACTTTTTGCTCTATTTGGATTCTTATTTGTTTCT ATAATAACACAAGGTAGCAATCTTTCTATAGCACGACTGATTTTCACTGTGATGACCTTTGTCCTTACATTCGGACACATAAGTCTATATTGTGTATTAGGAGAAATTTTAGTTATTCAG TACGACGGGATTTATGAAGCTGTTTGCCAATACGAATGGTACAATTTAAAGCCCAAGCAAGCAAAAAATTTGCTGAATATAATGATGGAAACTAAAAGACCACTACATCTTACTGCGGGAAAACTGTTTCCTATGACTATAGCTACGTTGTGTAAT ACGATGCGCACTTTACAATTAAACTCCGAAGTTCTGTACACCTCATACACACAGTTAAAAATCAATAACCGTAAATATGTCGAAGTATCTATAGTTGCATCGAGGAAAAGAGATGTTAGTTCCTCCTTATCCGTTGACATGGACATTTCAACACATTCCGGTTATGCAG ATTATGAATGGGCTATTGGATTAAATCAGGCTTGTCTAAAACCATTTGGTATTTGGCCGGAAAACGATCAACGGAAATTTATACTAAACGTACGCGTGATTATCGCAGCAGCTATATTATTCAGTAGTTTGATTCCATGTTTACACTCTGCTATTAGAgttgaaaatgatattatattaataatcgaCAATTTACAATATAGTTTGTCTATCATGATAGGAATGTTGAAGCTATTTACTATGTACTGGAAGAAAAAAG ATCTTATACTAATTCTAAGAATGATTAAAGAGGACTGGTTACAACCGAAGACAACAAAACAAAGACACATTATGGTAAAGCATGCGAGAAGTGCAcgttttataatgatatttgGATATTTGACAATAATATCATCATTCATCTTACTTGTGTTTTTACCGTGTTTTGGTGTTTCGATAagatatctgaaaaatatgaCTAACTCGGCCAGATTGATGCCAATGCAGTCATATTACCTTTATGATTCGGATCAAAGTCctttatatgaaatatcatTTGTCCTGCAAGCCGCTTGCGTCGTATCAACGGCTGCGTTGTTCAGTGGTATAGACAATTTCTGGGGACTGACGGTTTCCCATATATGCGGCCAATTGGAAAATCTTCAAACACGTATCACTAGCCTCGATATGTTCAAGGATTTTGACAGTACTCTATCATACAGCGTGATAGACCACATACGTCTTATCAG ATCTATCAATATCATTGACAATGTGTTTACTATAATGCTGCTAGGAGCACTCCTTTACTTTGGCATATTATTCGCTTTTTACGGTTTTTTATTTGGTACT GTGAAATTTTGCTTGCACGA GTGTGAAAAATCCAGGTTTCTAGCTTTAAAATGGTGTATCGTACGACCTTCTAATGTCACGGGAAGTATTAGTTATATTAGCCTGAAATGTGCTCTAAATAACTATTTTCACAACTTTGACCCAACTTTCGACAATTTCCCGAGACTTATACGGTGTTCACCATCATTGATTGTAGCGTActcgaattaa
- the LOC105276664 gene encoding uncharacterized protein LOC105276664 isoform X4 — MSDIRVIITLNVVIWICVIPTLHSLLKIYDDIMSTIDNLQYTLPLLIAVIKLFIIWQKKYDVLPLLNMIKDDWLRSKTSEERNVMIKQARIARILTIFGCFVTQTAAIIILLLSVCGISMRYRTNRTDSDKLLPLPSYYIYDVSNSPLYEVIFVLQSFSFMIAGMMYTGTDTFMSLLIFHVCGQLENLKARISNFDKLNNFADTLSISVKDHIRLIRSIIVIDDTFNLMLLGLLVYFGILFALFGFLFVSIITQGSNLSIARLIFTVMTFVLTFGHISLYCVLGEILVIQYDGIYEAVCQYEWYNLKPKQAKNLLNIMMETKRPLHLTAGKLFPMTIATLCNTMRTLQLNSEVLYTSYTQLKINNRKYVEVSIVASRKRDVSSSLSVDMDISTHSGYADYEWAIGLNQACLKPFGIWPENDQRKFILNVRVIIAAAILFSSLIPCLHSAIRVENDIILIIDNLQYSLSIMIGMLKLFTMYWKKKDLILILRMIKEDWLQPKTTKQRHIMVKHARSARFIMIFGYLTIISSFILLVFLPCFGVSIRYLKNMTNSARLMPMQSYYLYDSDQSPLYEISFVLQAACVVSTAALFSGIDNFWGLTVSHICGQLENLQTRITSLDMFKDFDSTLSYSVIDHIRLIRSINIIDNVFTIMLLGALLYFGILFAFYGFLFGTMFSQGRNLSVARLSFILIVSLNIFMHMCLYCVLGEILLARCEAIYDAAYEYNWYTLESKEAKTLLMIMIRANKPLYLTAGKLFPMTMAMFCNV, encoded by the exons atgtcggACATACGTgtgattattacattaaatgtaGTTATCTGGATCTGCGTTATTCCAACTCTACATTCGTTGCTGAAGATTTACGACGACATAATGTCGACAATCGATAATTTGCAATACACTTTACCGCTTCTAATAGCGGTAATAAAACTGTTCATCATTTGGCAAAAAAAATATG ACGTTCTACCTTTATTAAACATGATCAAGGACGATTGGTTGAGATCAAAAACGTCGGAAGAGAGGAATGTCATGATAAAACAAGCACGAATCGCACGTATTCTCACGATATTCGGTTGCTTCGTAACGCAAACGGCTGCTATAATAATCTTGTTGCTTTCCGTTTGTGGCATTTCAATGAGATATAGGACCAACAGAACAGATTCGGACAAATTATTGCCACTACCATCGTATTATATATACGATGTAAGTAACAGTCCACTTTACGAAGTGATTTTTGTTCTACAAAGCTTTAGTTTCATGATAGCTGGTATGATGTACACCGGTACGGATACCTTTATGAGTCTGCTGATCTTTCACGTATGTGGTCAGCTCGAAAATCTCAAAGCACGTATTAGCAATTTTGATAAACTCAACAATTTTGCGGACACCTTATCAATCAGCGTGAAGGATCACATACGTCTTATCAG ATCCATCATAGTTATTGACGATACGTTTAATTTGATGTTACTTGGATTGCTAGTTTATTTTGGCATACTTTTTGCTCTATTTGGATTCTTATTTGTTTCT ATAATAACACAAGGTAGCAATCTTTCTATAGCACGACTGATTTTCACTGTGATGACCTTTGTCCTTACATTCGGACACATAAGTCTATATTGTGTATTAGGAGAAATTTTAGTTATTCAG TACGACGGGATTTATGAAGCTGTTTGCCAATACGAATGGTACAATTTAAAGCCCAAGCAAGCAAAAAATTTGCTGAATATAATGATGGAAACTAAAAGACCACTACATCTTACTGCGGGAAAACTGTTTCCTATGACTATAGCTACGTTGTGTAAT ACGATGCGCACTTTACAATTAAACTCCGAAGTTCTGTACACCTCATACACACAGTTAAAAATCAATAACCGTAAATATGTCGAAGTATCTATAGTTGCATCGAGGAAAAGAGATGTTAGTTCCTCCTTATCCGTTGACATGGACATTTCAACACATTCCGGTTATGCAG ATTATGAATGGGCTATTGGATTAAATCAGGCTTGTCTAAAACCATTTGGTATTTGGCCGGAAAACGATCAACGGAAATTTATACTAAACGTACGCGTGATTATCGCAGCAGCTATATTATTCAGTAGTTTGATTCCATGTTTACACTCTGCTATTAGAgttgaaaatgatattatattaataatcgaCAATTTACAATATAGTTTGTCTATCATGATAGGAATGTTGAAGCTATTTACTATGTACTGGAAGAAAAAAG ATCTTATACTAATTCTAAGAATGATTAAAGAGGACTGGTTACAACCGAAGACAACAAAACAAAGACACATTATGGTAAAGCATGCGAGAAGTGCAcgttttataatgatatttgGATATTTGACAATAATATCATCATTCATCTTACTTGTGTTTTTACCGTGTTTTGGTGTTTCGATAagatatctgaaaaatatgaCTAACTCGGCCAGATTGATGCCAATGCAGTCATATTACCTTTATGATTCGGATCAAAGTCctttatatgaaatatcatTTGTCCTGCAAGCCGCTTGCGTCGTATCAACGGCTGCGTTGTTCAGTGGTATAGACAATTTCTGGGGACTGACGGTTTCCCATATATGCGGCCAATTGGAAAATCTTCAAACACGTATCACTAGCCTCGATATGTTCAAGGATTTTGACAGTACTCTATCATACAGCGTGATAGACCACATACGTCTTATCAG ATCTATCAATATCATTGACAATGTGTTTACTATAATGCTGCTAGGAGCACTCCTTTACTTTGGCATATTATTCGCTTTTTACGGTTTTTTATTTGGTACT ATGTTTAGTCAAGGTCGAAACCTTTCTGTTGCACGTTTATCTTTCATCCTGATAGTATCTctcaatatatttatgcatatgtGTCTCTACTGTGTTTTAGGTGAAATTTTGCTTGCACGA TGCGAGGCAATTTACGATGCAGCATACGAATACAACTGGTACACATTGGAATCCAAAGAAGCGAAAACTTTATTGATGATAATGATTCGTGCCAACAAGCCGTTGTATCTCACTGCGGGAAAATTGTTTCCTATGACTATGGCAATGTTTTGTAAC GTGTGA
- the LOC105276664 gene encoding uncharacterized protein LOC105276664 isoform X8, which translates to MSDIRVIITLNVVIWICVIPTLHSLLKIYDDIMSTIDNLQYTLPLLIAVIKLFIIWQKKYDVLPLLNMIKDDWLRSKTSEERNVMIKQARIARILTIFGCFVTQTAAIIILLLSVCGISMRYRTNRTDSDKLLPLPSYYIYDVSNSPLYEVIFVLQSFSFMIAGMMYTGTDTFMSLLIFHVCGQLENLKARISNFDKLNNFADTLSISVKDHIRLIRSIIVIDDTFNLMLLGLLVYFGILFALFGFLFVSIITQGSNLSIARLIFTVMTFVLTFGHISLYCVLGEILVIQYDGIYEAVCQYEWYNLKPKQAKNLLNIMMETKRPLHLTAGKLFPMTIATLCNTMRTLQLNSEVLYTSYTQLKINNRKYVEVSIVASRKRDVSSSLSVDMDISTHSGYADYEWAIGLNQACLKPFGIWPENDQRKFILNVRVIIAAAILFSSLIPCLHSAIRVENDIILIIDNLQYSLSIMIGMLKLFTMYWKKKDLILILRMIKEDWLQPKTTKQRHIMVKHARSARFIMIFGYLTIISSFILLVFLPCFGVSIRYLKNMTNSARLMPMQSYYLYDSDQSPLYEISFVLQAACVVSTAALFSGIDNFWGLTVSHICGQLENLQTRITSLDMFKDFDSTLSYSVIDHIRLIRSINIIDNVFTIMLLGALLYFGILFAFYGFLFGTVKFCLHDARQFTMQHTNTTGTHWNPKKRKLY; encoded by the exons atgtcggACATACGTgtgattattacattaaatgtaGTTATCTGGATCTGCGTTATTCCAACTCTACATTCGTTGCTGAAGATTTACGACGACATAATGTCGACAATCGATAATTTGCAATACACTTTACCGCTTCTAATAGCGGTAATAAAACTGTTCATCATTTGGCAAAAAAAATATG ACGTTCTACCTTTATTAAACATGATCAAGGACGATTGGTTGAGATCAAAAACGTCGGAAGAGAGGAATGTCATGATAAAACAAGCACGAATCGCACGTATTCTCACGATATTCGGTTGCTTCGTAACGCAAACGGCTGCTATAATAATCTTGTTGCTTTCCGTTTGTGGCATTTCAATGAGATATAGGACCAACAGAACAGATTCGGACAAATTATTGCCACTACCATCGTATTATATATACGATGTAAGTAACAGTCCACTTTACGAAGTGATTTTTGTTCTACAAAGCTTTAGTTTCATGATAGCTGGTATGATGTACACCGGTACGGATACCTTTATGAGTCTGCTGATCTTTCACGTATGTGGTCAGCTCGAAAATCTCAAAGCACGTATTAGCAATTTTGATAAACTCAACAATTTTGCGGACACCTTATCAATCAGCGTGAAGGATCACATACGTCTTATCAG ATCCATCATAGTTATTGACGATACGTTTAATTTGATGTTACTTGGATTGCTAGTTTATTTTGGCATACTTTTTGCTCTATTTGGATTCTTATTTGTTTCT ATAATAACACAAGGTAGCAATCTTTCTATAGCACGACTGATTTTCACTGTGATGACCTTTGTCCTTACATTCGGACACATAAGTCTATATTGTGTATTAGGAGAAATTTTAGTTATTCAG TACGACGGGATTTATGAAGCTGTTTGCCAATACGAATGGTACAATTTAAAGCCCAAGCAAGCAAAAAATTTGCTGAATATAATGATGGAAACTAAAAGACCACTACATCTTACTGCGGGAAAACTGTTTCCTATGACTATAGCTACGTTGTGTAAT ACGATGCGCACTTTACAATTAAACTCCGAAGTTCTGTACACCTCATACACACAGTTAAAAATCAATAACCGTAAATATGTCGAAGTATCTATAGTTGCATCGAGGAAAAGAGATGTTAGTTCCTCCTTATCCGTTGACATGGACATTTCAACACATTCCGGTTATGCAG ATTATGAATGGGCTATTGGATTAAATCAGGCTTGTCTAAAACCATTTGGTATTTGGCCGGAAAACGATCAACGGAAATTTATACTAAACGTACGCGTGATTATCGCAGCAGCTATATTATTCAGTAGTTTGATTCCATGTTTACACTCTGCTATTAGAgttgaaaatgatattatattaataatcgaCAATTTACAATATAGTTTGTCTATCATGATAGGAATGTTGAAGCTATTTACTATGTACTGGAAGAAAAAAG ATCTTATACTAATTCTAAGAATGATTAAAGAGGACTGGTTACAACCGAAGACAACAAAACAAAGACACATTATGGTAAAGCATGCGAGAAGTGCAcgttttataatgatatttgGATATTTGACAATAATATCATCATTCATCTTACTTGTGTTTTTACCGTGTTTTGGTGTTTCGATAagatatctgaaaaatatgaCTAACTCGGCCAGATTGATGCCAATGCAGTCATATTACCTTTATGATTCGGATCAAAGTCctttatatgaaatatcatTTGTCCTGCAAGCCGCTTGCGTCGTATCAACGGCTGCGTTGTTCAGTGGTATAGACAATTTCTGGGGACTGACGGTTTCCCATATATGCGGCCAATTGGAAAATCTTCAAACACGTATCACTAGCCTCGATATGTTCAAGGATTTTGACAGTACTCTATCATACAGCGTGATAGACCACATACGTCTTATCAG ATCTATCAATATCATTGACAATGTGTTTACTATAATGCTGCTAGGAGCACTCCTTTACTTTGGCATATTATTCGCTTTTTACGGTTTTTTATTTGGTACT GTGAAATTTTGCTTGCACGA TGCGAGGCAATTTACGATGCAGCATACGAATACAACTGGTACACATTGGAATCCAAAGAAGCGAAAACTTTATTGA
- the LOC105276664 gene encoding uncharacterized protein LOC105276664 isoform X3, producing the protein MSDIRVIITLNVVIWICVIPTLHSLLKIYDDIMSTIDNLQYTLPLLIAVIKLFIIWQKKYDVLPLLNMIKDDWLRSKTSEERNVMIKQARIARILTIFGCFVTQTAAIIILLLSVCGISMRYRTNRTDSDKLLPLPSYYIYDVSNSPLYEVIFVLQSFSFMIAGMMYTGTDTFMSLLIFHVCGQLENLKARISNFDKLNNFADTLSISVKDHIRLIRSIIVIDDTFNLMLLGLLVYFGILFALFGFLFVSIITQGSNLSIARLIFTVMTFVLTFGHISLYCVLGEILVIQYDGIYEAVCQYEWYNLKPKQAKNLLNIMMETKRPLHLTAGKLFPMTIATLCNTMRTLQLNSEVLYTSYTQLKINNRKYVEVSIVASRKRDVSSSLSVDMDISTHSGYADYEWAIGLNQACLKPFGIWPENDQRKFILNVRVIIAAAILFSSLIPCLHSAIRVENDIILIIDNLQYSLSIMIGMLKLFTMYWKKKEDWLQPKTTKQRHIMVKHARSARFIMIFGYLTIISSFILLVFLPCFGVSIRYLKNMTNSARLMPMQSYYLYDSDQSPLYEISFVLQAACVVSTAALFSGIDNFWGLTVSHICGQLENLQTRITSLDMFKDFDSTLSYSVIDHIRLIRFIHTLDNAFNSMLLAVLIYFSTLFAFYGFLFSIILTRNHNMSIMRILFFTTAFLNIFVHMCLYCTIGEMLGIQSDKIYGATYMNNWYTLEPKKARTLMIIMMQANKRLHLTAGKFFPMTISMLCNVLKTSTGYISVLLTKSATK; encoded by the exons atgtcggACATACGTgtgattattacattaaatgtaGTTATCTGGATCTGCGTTATTCCAACTCTACATTCGTTGCTGAAGATTTACGACGACATAATGTCGACAATCGATAATTTGCAATACACTTTACCGCTTCTAATAGCGGTAATAAAACTGTTCATCATTTGGCAAAAAAAATATG ACGTTCTACCTTTATTAAACATGATCAAGGACGATTGGTTGAGATCAAAAACGTCGGAAGAGAGGAATGTCATGATAAAACAAGCACGAATCGCACGTATTCTCACGATATTCGGTTGCTTCGTAACGCAAACGGCTGCTATAATAATCTTGTTGCTTTCCGTTTGTGGCATTTCAATGAGATATAGGACCAACAGAACAGATTCGGACAAATTATTGCCACTACCATCGTATTATATATACGATGTAAGTAACAGTCCACTTTACGAAGTGATTTTTGTTCTACAAAGCTTTAGTTTCATGATAGCTGGTATGATGTACACCGGTACGGATACCTTTATGAGTCTGCTGATCTTTCACGTATGTGGTCAGCTCGAAAATCTCAAAGCACGTATTAGCAATTTTGATAAACTCAACAATTTTGCGGACACCTTATCAATCAGCGTGAAGGATCACATACGTCTTATCAG ATCCATCATAGTTATTGACGATACGTTTAATTTGATGTTACTTGGATTGCTAGTTTATTTTGGCATACTTTTTGCTCTATTTGGATTCTTATTTGTTTCT ATAATAACACAAGGTAGCAATCTTTCTATAGCACGACTGATTTTCACTGTGATGACCTTTGTCCTTACATTCGGACACATAAGTCTATATTGTGTATTAGGAGAAATTTTAGTTATTCAG TACGACGGGATTTATGAAGCTGTTTGCCAATACGAATGGTACAATTTAAAGCCCAAGCAAGCAAAAAATTTGCTGAATATAATGATGGAAACTAAAAGACCACTACATCTTACTGCGGGAAAACTGTTTCCTATGACTATAGCTACGTTGTGTAAT ACGATGCGCACTTTACAATTAAACTCCGAAGTTCTGTACACCTCATACACACAGTTAAAAATCAATAACCGTAAATATGTCGAAGTATCTATAGTTGCATCGAGGAAAAGAGATGTTAGTTCCTCCTTATCCGTTGACATGGACATTTCAACACATTCCGGTTATGCAG ATTATGAATGGGCTATTGGATTAAATCAGGCTTGTCTAAAACCATTTGGTATTTGGCCGGAAAACGATCAACGGAAATTTATACTAAACGTACGCGTGATTATCGCAGCAGCTATATTATTCAGTAGTTTGATTCCATGTTTACACTCTGCTATTAGAgttgaaaatgatattatattaataatcgaCAATTTACAATATAGTTTGTCTATCATGATAGGAATGTTGAAGCTATTTACTATGTACTGGAAGAAAAAAG AGGACTGGTTACAACCGAAGACAACAAAACAAAGACACATTATGGTAAAGCATGCGAGAAGTGCAcgttttataatgatatttgGATATTTGACAATAATATCATCATTCATCTTACTTGTGTTTTTACCGTGTTTTGGTGTTTCGATAagatatctgaaaaatatgaCTAACTCGGCCAGATTGATGCCAATGCAGTCATATTACCTTTATGATTCGGATCAAAGTCctttatatgaaatatcatTTGTCCTGCAAGCCGCTTGCGTCGTATCAACGGCTGCGTTGTTCAGTGGTATAGACAATTTCTGGGGACTGACGGTTTCCCATATATGCGGCCAATTGGAAAATCTTCAAACACGTATCACTAGCCTCGATATGTTCAAGGATTTTGACAGTACTCTATCATACAGCGTGATAGACCACATACGTCTTATCAG ATTTATTCACACTCTTGACAACGCATTTAATTCGATGCTACTTGCCGTACTCATTTATTTTAGCACACTTTTTGCTTTTTATGGGTTTTTATTCAGCATT atattgACGAGAAATCACAATATGTCGATCATGAGAATACTTTTTTTCACGACGGCGTTCCTTAACATCTTTGTGCACATGTGCCTTTACTGTACTATTGGAGAAATGTTGGGTATTCAA TCTGATAAAATTTACGGAGCTACATATATGAACAACTGGTATACATTGGAACCGAAAAAGGCGAGGACATTAATGATCATAATGATGCAAGCTAATAAGCGATTGCATCTTACCGCGGGAAAATTTTTTCCTATGACTATATCCATGTTGTGCAAT gTATTAAAAACGTCGACTGGATATATATCAGTGTTATTGACAAAATCtgcaacaaaataa